From Columba livia isolate bColLiv1 breed racing homer chromosome 5, bColLiv1.pat.W.v2, whole genome shotgun sequence, one genomic window encodes:
- the PTH gene encoding parathyroid hormone, whose amino-acid sequence MQNDKMTSIKNLARTAIILYAICFFMKSDGRPMMKRSVSEMQLMHNLGEHRHAVERQDWLQMKLQDVHSALEDARTQRPRNKDDIVMGEIRGRRLLPEHLRAALQKKSIDLDKAYMDVIFKTKP is encoded by the exons ACAAAATGACTTCTATAAAAAATCTGGCCAGGACTGCAATCATTTTATATGCCATATGCTTTTTTATGAAGTCTGATGGAAGACCAATGAT GAAAAGATCAGTGAGTGAGATGCAGTTAATGCATAATCTTGGAGAGCATCGACATGCCGTGGAGAGACAGGACTGGCTTCAGATGAAACTGCAGGATGTGCACAGTGCCCTTGAGGACGCCAGGACCCAGAGGCCTCGGAACAAGGATGATATTGTCATGGGTGAGATAAGAGGTCGCAGGCTGCTCCCTGAGCACTTGCGGGCAGCACTGCAGAAGAAATCCATCGATCTGGACAAAGCTTACATGGATGTAATCTTTAAAACAAAGCCAtaa